A genome region from Sphingobium sp. WTD-1 includes the following:
- a CDS encoding FdhF/YdeP family oxidoreductase, giving the protein MDKSAEDLIPDTVEGVSSYDGPAGGWGALRAVAKTVAEQMRASPDTRALLQMNQPDGFDCPGCAWPDPKHTSSFEFCENGAKAVTWEATVKRVDPDFFARHSVSELWTWTDHKLEDAGRLTEPLRYDAATDHFVPISWEEAFARAGAALQALHHADQAEFYCSGRASNESAFLYQLFAREFGTNNFPDCSNMCHEATSTGLPKSIGIGKGTVTLEDFDHADAIFCIGHNPGTNHPRMLSTLAAASKRGVPIIVANPMRERGLERFKSPQHPTEMLSPGATPLASAYHQVRIGGDMAMLKGMMKALLAIEAQQPGTLDHAFIAQHTEGFDALRADIEATQWPWIERLSGLTREAIESMTHVYAKADRVIICYGMGITQHRHGTQNVQALANLLLLRGNFGKPGAGICPLRGHSNVQGDRTVGITELPTEAMLQRLDTAFSIQSPRKHGHNAVEALAAMHAGESKALISLGGNLAVAMPDPDACFAAVRRLDLSVNILTKFNRTCLLTARETLVLPCLGRTELDLQAAGPQWVTVEDSMSMVHASRGKLKPPSPHVRSEPAIVAGLARAAMPASRTDWDGMVADYDRIRDGIEAVYPDFRDFNIRVREPGGFRLTIGPSDRTWNTPSGKAQFITHPAAPDEGALPLLLTTIRSHDQYNTTIYSYDDRYRGIHGRRDIIFANEIDLAEMGLAHGDKVDVTTPAGRELRGFTIVMHAIARGSLAAYYPEANNLVPLGDYDPASGTPAYKSIPVTVRAAR; this is encoded by the coding sequence ATGGACAAATCCGCCGAAGACCTGATCCCCGACACGGTGGAAGGCGTATCCAGCTATGACGGCCCGGCCGGTGGCTGGGGCGCGTTGCGTGCAGTGGCCAAGACGGTCGCCGAACAGATGCGCGCCAGCCCCGACACCCGCGCCCTGCTCCAGATGAACCAGCCCGACGGCTTCGACTGTCCCGGCTGCGCCTGGCCCGATCCCAAGCACACCTCTTCGTTCGAGTTCTGCGAAAATGGCGCCAAGGCGGTCACCTGGGAAGCGACGGTCAAGCGCGTCGATCCCGATTTCTTCGCCCGCCACAGCGTCAGCGAATTGTGGACATGGACCGACCACAAGCTGGAGGACGCCGGCCGCCTGACCGAGCCGCTGCGCTATGATGCCGCGACCGATCATTTCGTGCCGATCAGCTGGGAAGAGGCCTTTGCCCGCGCCGGCGCCGCGCTCCAGGCGCTCCACCATGCCGACCAGGCGGAATTCTACTGCTCGGGCCGCGCCTCGAACGAATCCGCCTTCCTCTACCAGCTGTTCGCCCGCGAGTTCGGCACCAATAATTTCCCCGACTGCTCGAACATGTGTCATGAGGCGACCAGCACCGGCCTCCCCAAGTCGATCGGCATCGGCAAGGGCACGGTGACGCTGGAGGATTTCGACCATGCCGACGCGATCTTCTGCATCGGCCATAATCCGGGCACCAACCATCCTCGCATGCTGAGCACGCTCGCCGCCGCGTCCAAGCGTGGCGTGCCGATCATCGTCGCCAACCCGATGCGCGAACGCGGGCTGGAACGCTTCAAGTCGCCCCAGCATCCCACCGAAATGCTCTCGCCCGGCGCCACCCCGCTCGCGTCCGCCTATCATCAGGTGCGGATCGGCGGCGACATGGCGATGCTCAAGGGGATGATGAAGGCGCTGCTGGCGATCGAGGCACAGCAGCCCGGCACGCTCGATCACGCCTTCATCGCCCAGCATACAGAGGGCTTCGACGCCCTGCGCGCCGACATCGAAGCCACTCAATGGCCGTGGATCGAGCGCCTGTCCGGCCTCACCCGCGAAGCGATCGAAAGCATGACCCATGTCTATGCCAAGGCCGATCGGGTCATCATCTGCTATGGCATGGGCATCACCCAGCATCGCCACGGCACGCAGAATGTGCAGGCGCTGGCCAACCTGCTGCTGCTGCGCGGCAATTTCGGCAAGCCGGGCGCCGGCATCTGCCCGTTGCGCGGCCATAGCAATGTGCAGGGCGATCGCACCGTTGGCATCACCGAACTGCCGACCGAGGCGATGCTGCAACGGCTCGACACAGCCTTTTCCATCCAGTCGCCGCGCAAGCATGGCCATAATGCGGTTGAGGCACTGGCCGCCATGCACGCTGGCGAATCGAAAGCGCTGATTTCGCTCGGCGGCAATCTCGCCGTCGCCATGCCCGATCCCGACGCCTGCTTCGCCGCCGTGCGCCGACTCGACCTGTCGGTCAACATCCTCACCAAGTTCAACCGCACCTGCCTGCTGACCGCGCGCGAGACCCTGGTCCTGCCCTGCCTTGGCCGCACCGAACTGGATCTTCAGGCCGCCGGCCCGCAATGGGTGACGGTGGAGGACAGCATGTCGATGGTCCACGCCTCGCGCGGCAAATTGAAGCCCCCCTCGCCCCATGTCCGCTCCGAACCGGCGATCGTTGCGGGCTTGGCCAGGGCCGCCATGCCCGCCAGCCGCACCGACTGGGACGGCATGGTCGCCGATTATGACCGCATCCGCGACGGGATCGAGGCGGTCTATCCCGATTTCCGCGACTTCAACATCCGGGTGCGCGAACCGGGCGGTTTCCGCCTGACCATCGGCCCCAGCGACCGGACCTGGAACACGCCCAGCGGCAAGGCGCAGTTCATCACCCACCCGGCCGCGCCGGACGAGGGCGCGCTGCCGCTGCTGCTCACCACCATCCGCAGCCATGATCAGTATAATACGACCATCTACAGCTATGATGATCGCTATCGCGGCATCCATGGCCGGCGCGACATCATCTTCGCGAACGAGATCGATCTGGCGGAGATGGGCCTGGCCCATGGCGACAAGGTCGATGTGACGACGCCGGCCGGGCGCGAATTGCGCGGCTTCACCATCGTCATGCACGCCATCGCGCGCGGATCGCTCGCGGCTTATTATCCCGAGGCGAACAATCTCGTCCCGCTCGGCGATTATGATCCGGCCAGCGGCACCCCCGCCTACAAATCGATTCCCGTCACGGTGCGCGCCGCCCGATGA
- the fdhD gene encoding formate dehydrogenase accessory sulfurtransferase FdhD, with product MSDADRPVRFTRITPDGGRAPVTRAVAVECPVALEYNGIGYAVLMATPADLDDLATGFALSERLIDSAADIIDIDIHEAPQGLLLRIRLIADRHDRILARVRHRVAESACGLCGIENLEQALRPLPRVTAVTQASDDALFRALDALDARQPGNQRTGALHAAALATSDGTLRLAREDVGRHNAFDKLIGAMARAGLGWDGGFALLSSRCSYELVEKAALAACPLLVTLSAPTSLALDRAAESGLRLITLARRDAMLERADGPAQRNLGTTKQNLVESDTLSYK from the coding sequence ATGAGCGACGCCGATCGGCCCGTCCGCTTCACCCGGATCACCCCGGATGGCGGCCGCGCGCCCGTCACCCGCGCGGTCGCGGTCGAATGCCCGGTCGCGCTCGAGTATAATGGCATCGGCTATGCCGTGCTGATGGCGACCCCGGCCGATCTCGACGATCTCGCCACCGGCTTCGCCTTGTCCGAACGGCTGATCGATAGTGCTGCCGACATCATCGACATCGACATTCACGAAGCGCCCCAGGGCCTGTTGCTGCGTATCCGCCTGATCGCCGACCGCCATGACCGCATCCTCGCCCGCGTCCGCCACCGCGTCGCCGAATCCGCCTGTGGCCTGTGCGGCATAGAGAATCTGGAACAGGCGCTGCGCCCGCTGCCGCGCGTCACCGCCGTTACCCAGGCCAGCGACGATGCCCTGTTCCGCGCCCTCGATGCGCTCGACGCCCGTCAGCCGGGCAATCAGCGCACCGGCGCCCTCCACGCCGCCGCCCTCGCCACGTCCGACGGCACGCTCCGCCTCGCGCGCGAGGATGTCGGCCGCCACAATGCCTTCGACAAGCTGATCGGCGCCATGGCCCGCGCTGGTCTTGGCTGGGATGGCGGCTTCGCCCTCCTCTCCTCGCGCTGCTCCTATGAACTGGTGGAAAAGGCCGCGCTCGCCGCCTGCCCGCTGCTTGTCACCCTCTCCGCCCCCACCAGCCTGGCGCTCGATCGCGCCGCCGAATCTGGCCTGCGCCTCATCACCCTCGCCCGGCGCGACGCCATGCTCGAACGGGCGGACGGACCGGCACAGCGCAATTTGGGCACGACCAAGCAAAACTTGGTTGAGTCAGACACTCTATCTTATAAGTAG
- a CDS encoding TonB-dependent receptor, producing MSQVLAPSRPRHGLSLRRLLLAGVAIGLLPSAAHAADEPAAAAPAPAPEAAVDEGDYGAPILVTARRRAEKAQDVPVALSVVGGDLFEQRGDYTLAAVQQVAPSLQLFSFNPRNTNINIRGLGSNVALTNDGLENGVGVYIDDVYYGRVGASQFDLVDLERIEVLRGPQGTLFGKNTTAGAINITTRQPSFDFGGQVEATLGDYGFRQLRGTVTGGLTDWAAVRVSIADTHRDGFLTNVYNGKKVHDYDNFTARGQLLLTQGEGFSLRLIGDYSKQTLNCCVRLPSTVFTTYDDGNTIANNFNIRAARAGYTPLPTDPFARKVDVDGQFQANMNQWGISGKADWDVGPVTLSSITAYRAWNWYPRNDSDATSLSVNTLNHQENNQRQFSQEFRIASNGDTRLSYVLGAYYFWQIINGSGAAGYGVDAPRWLFPNADPVVSNAAVNGFVARSSSNPETKSAALFGQASYAIIPDSLSLTLGLRYTHEKKQGSYSQWWAEGNDFSGLTAAQRTAAIALRNSLNPVTSYSTGFTDNSLSGLATLSYKVTPDVLVYATYSRGNKSGGLNLTNIPAGVSPDVGGEKVDNYEAGVKSQFWGGKATLNAAAFWTNIFDYQTAITEQIVGTNSTRNYITNIPEARARGFELDGALALSRYVNLNASLAYTDAYYVDFKNGPTPVEALNPTTGGSPVTDLSGKPLSGVPEWSWSAGGDFAIPLGTTKWGDAQFYGRADYSWRSSYYTAVSDSRYSLVPSYGVANARIGVRLDDGLIDLSLWAKNLFDKDYVDTLSVANTGLVTATVGDPRTIGVTLRSKF from the coding sequence ATGTCCCAAGTCCTCGCGCCCAGCCGACCCCGGCACGGCCTGTCCCTCCGTCGCCTGCTGCTCGCCGGCGTCGCTATCGGCCTGCTGCCGAGCGCCGCTCATGCTGCCGACGAACCCGCCGCCGCGGCGCCTGCCCCGGCCCCCGAAGCCGCCGTCGATGAAGGCGATTATGGCGCGCCCATCCTGGTTACCGCCCGCCGCCGCGCCGAAAAGGCGCAGGACGTGCCGGTCGCGCTCAGCGTCGTCGGCGGCGACCTGTTCGAACAGCGCGGCGACTATACCCTCGCCGCCGTGCAGCAGGTCGCGCCCAGCCTCCAGCTGTTCAGCTTCAACCCCCGCAACACCAACATCAACATCCGCGGCCTCGGCTCCAACGTCGCGCTGACCAATGACGGCCTCGAAAATGGCGTCGGCGTCTATATCGACGATGTCTATTATGGCCGCGTCGGCGCCAGCCAGTTCGATCTGGTCGACCTCGAACGGATCGAGGTGCTGCGCGGGCCGCAGGGCACGCTGTTCGGCAAGAACACCACCGCCGGCGCGATCAACATCACCACCCGCCAGCCGAGCTTCGACTTCGGCGGTCAGGTGGAAGCGACGCTGGGCGATTATGGCTTCCGCCAGCTGCGCGGCACGGTCACCGGTGGCCTTACCGACTGGGCGGCGGTGCGCGTCAGCATCGCCGACACCCATCGCGACGGCTTCCTGACCAATGTCTATAACGGCAAGAAAGTCCATGATTACGACAATTTCACCGCGCGCGGCCAGCTGCTGCTGACCCAGGGTGAGGGCTTCAGCCTGCGCCTGATTGGCGACTATTCGAAACAGACGCTCAACTGCTGCGTCCGCCTGCCCAGCACCGTCTTCACCACCTATGATGACGGCAACACGATCGCGAACAATTTCAACATCCGCGCCGCCCGCGCCGGCTACACGCCGCTGCCGACCGATCCCTTCGCCCGCAAGGTCGATGTCGACGGCCAGTTCCAGGCGAACATGAATCAGTGGGGCATTTCGGGCAAGGCCGACTGGGATGTCGGCCCGGTCACGCTCAGTTCCATCACCGCCTATCGCGCCTGGAACTGGTATCCGCGCAACGACAGCGACGCCACCTCGCTCTCGGTCAACACGCTCAACCATCAGGAAAATAACCAGCGCCAGTTCAGCCAGGAATTTCGCATCGCCTCCAACGGCGATACCCGCCTCTCCTATGTGCTGGGCGCCTATTATTTCTGGCAGATCATCAACGGATCGGGCGCCGCCGGCTATGGCGTGGACGCGCCGCGCTGGCTCTTCCCCAATGCCGATCCGGTGGTCAGCAATGCGGCGGTCAACGGCTTCGTCGCCCGCTCCAGCTCCAACCCGGAGACGAAGAGCGCCGCGCTGTTCGGCCAGGCCAGCTACGCCATCATTCCCGACAGCCTCTCGCTGACGCTCGGCCTGCGCTACACGCATGAAAAGAAGCAGGGCAGCTACAGCCAGTGGTGGGCGGAGGGGAATGATTTCTCCGGCCTGACCGCGGCCCAGCGCACCGCCGCGATCGCGCTGCGCAACAGCCTCAACCCCGTCACCAGTTACTCGACCGGCTTCACCGACAACAGCCTCTCGGGCCTCGCCACCCTGTCCTACAAGGTGACGCCGGACGTGCTTGTCTATGCCACCTATTCGCGCGGCAACAAGTCGGGCGGCCTCAACCTCACCAACATCCCGGCCGGGGTCAGCCCCGATGTCGGCGGCGAGAAGGTCGACAATTACGAAGCCGGCGTGAAGAGCCAGTTCTGGGGCGGCAAGGCGACGCTCAACGCCGCCGCCTTCTGGACCAACATCTTCGACTATCAGACCGCGATCACCGAACAGATTGTCGGCACCAACAGCACCCGCAATTATATCACCAACATTCCCGAGGCGCGCGCCCGCGGCTTCGAGCTGGACGGTGCGCTGGCGCTCAGCCGCTATGTCAATCTCAACGCCTCGCTTGCCTATACCGACGCCTATTATGTCGACTTCAAGAACGGCCCGACCCCGGTCGAGGCACTGAATCCGACCACCGGCGGTTCCCCCGTTACCGACCTTAGCGGCAAGCCGCTGTCGGGCGTGCCCGAATGGTCGTGGAGCGCGGGCGGCGACTTCGCCATTCCGCTCGGCACCACCAAATGGGGCGACGCCCAATTTTACGGCCGCGCCGACTATAGTTGGCGTTCCTCCTACTACACCGCCGTGTCGGACAGCCGCTACTCGCTGGTGCCCAGCTACGGCGTCGCCAATGCGCGCATCGGCGTGCGGCTGGACGATGGCCTGATCGACCTGTCGCTCTGGGCCAAGAACCTGTTCGACAAGGATTATGTCGACACGCTCTCGGTCGCGAACACCGGCCTCGTCACCGCCACCGTCGGCGATCCCCGCACCATCGGCGTCACCCTGCGCAGCAAATTCTGA
- a CDS encoding MFS transporter, producing MATLPYADYLDDRTRQRARPEEPARVGEGEPSRLRLTGFASIAVPIAGAGLPLALFVPQLYATQFGLSLATIGFIFLLGRIWDVSADPLVGALSDRTRSRFGRRRPWIAAGGLLFGLSSALLFFPPAALVTPAYLGAALFFFYLGWSMIEIPASAWAGELSRHYHGRTRVVSYQALLRAIGLLAVLVLPTILDQVEPGNGTLKLQLVGGFIIATLIPSLALTLFSVPEPPVPATPPVRQSFWRATSVIFSDRLLLRVLASDAVVTAGQSIRASLIVFFAVWYMGLPAWASGLYLLQFIFGVAAAPIWLRIGTRIGKRQAAISGEIAQAAINIGLLFVFPGGLPLLLALTIAQGLTQGSGNLMLRAMVADVADAHRLRTGHDRTGLFFSVFALSAKLGPAIGIGIALPLIAWLGFAAGPHNSPAALEGLKTVFALGPALAHIIATLIIWRFPLDEAAHAEIRRALDQRDAIPA from the coding sequence ATGGCTACCCTTCCCTACGCAGACTATCTGGATGACCGGACCCGGCAACGGGCCCGGCCGGAAGAACCCGCCCGCGTCGGGGAGGGGGAACCCTCGCGCCTGCGCCTCACCGGCTTCGCCTCGATCGCGGTGCCAATCGCCGGCGCCGGCCTGCCGCTCGCCTTGTTCGTGCCCCAGCTTTACGCCACCCAGTTCGGCCTCTCGCTCGCCACCATCGGCTTCATCTTCCTGCTGGGCCGCATCTGGGATGTCAGCGCCGATCCGCTGGTCGGCGCGCTCAGCGACCGCACCCGCAGCCGCTTTGGCCGGCGCCGCCCGTGGATCGCGGCCGGCGGCCTGCTGTTCGGCCTGTCCTCGGCACTGCTTTTCTTCCCGCCCGCCGCGCTGGTGACGCCCGCCTATCTCGGCGCCGCCCTCTTCTTCTTCTATCTCGGCTGGTCGATGATCGAGATACCGGCCTCCGCCTGGGCCGGCGAGCTGTCGCGCCATTATCATGGCCGCACCCGCGTCGTCAGCTATCAGGCACTGCTGCGCGCCATCGGCCTGCTCGCCGTGCTGGTGCTGCCGACCATCCTCGACCAGGTCGAACCGGGCAATGGCACGCTGAAGCTCCAGCTGGTCGGCGGCTTCATCATCGCCACCCTCATCCCCAGCCTCGCCCTCACCCTCTTTTCCGTGCCCGAACCGCCGGTTCCCGCCACCCCGCCGGTCCGCCAGAGCTTCTGGCGCGCCACCAGCGTCATCTTCTCCGACCGGCTGCTGCTGCGTGTCCTCGCCTCCGACGCCGTCGTCACCGCCGGCCAGTCGATCCGCGCCAGCCTGATCGTCTTCTTCGCCGTCTGGTATATGGGCCTCCCCGCCTGGGCCAGCGGCCTCTATCTGCTCCAGTTCATCTTCGGCGTCGCCGCCGCGCCGATCTGGCTGCGCATCGGCACCCGCATCGGCAAGCGTCAGGCCGCGATCAGCGGCGAAATCGCCCAGGCGGCAATCAATATCGGCCTGCTCTTCGTCTTCCCCGGCGGCCTGCCGCTGCTCCTCGCCCTCACCATCGCCCAGGGGCTGACCCAGGGCTCCGGCAACCTCATGCTGCGCGCCATGGTCGCCGATGTGGCCGACGCCCACCGGCTGCGCACCGGCCATGACCGCACCGGCCTCTTCTTCTCGGTCTTCGCCCTCTCGGCCAAGCTCGGCCCGGCGATCGGCATCGGCATCGCCCTGCCGCTCATCGCCTGGCTCGGCTTTGCCGCCGGCCCGCACAACAGCCCGGCCGCGCTCGAAGGATTGAAGACCGTCTTCGCCCTCGGCCCGGCCCTGGCCCACATCATCGCCACCCTCATCATCTGGCGCTTCCCGCTCGACGAAGCCGCCCATGCCGAAATCCGCCGCGCCCTCGACCAGCGCGACGCGATCCCCGCCTGA